In the genome of Myroides phaeus, one region contains:
- a CDS encoding TatD family hydrolase, with the protein MKINLHTHHSTNLFEGIEIVNQYPMQVNVVVPHYSVGIHPWYIEETSWQKELTVLEEQLLQANCLAIGECGLDKKIAIPLELQIKVFSAQLLLAEKYKKAVILHLVSAYQEVIALKKELHISVPLIVHGFNKNKQVADSLIKNGFYLSFGKALLSKPALVEVFQAMPKEKVFLETDDAKDVSIEAVYHKAMTVAPDIEAQIEANFREIFNI; encoded by the coding sequence ATGAAAATCAACTTACATACACATCATTCAACTAATTTATTTGAGGGAATTGAAATAGTAAATCAATATCCTATGCAAGTAAATGTTGTAGTTCCTCATTACTCTGTAGGAATACATCCGTGGTATATAGAAGAAACAAGTTGGCAGAAGGAATTAACTGTTTTAGAAGAACAGTTATTACAAGCAAACTGCTTAGCGATAGGAGAGTGTGGTTTAGATAAAAAGATAGCTATTCCGTTAGAACTGCAAATAAAAGTGTTTTCAGCGCAATTACTACTTGCAGAAAAGTACAAAAAAGCAGTAATTTTGCACCTCGTTTCAGCCTATCAAGAAGTTATTGCTTTAAAAAAAGAGTTGCATATTTCTGTACCACTGATTGTTCACGGGTTTAATAAGAACAAACAAGTAGCAGATAGCTTAATCAAGAACGGTTTTTATCTGTCATTTGGCAAAGCCTTATTAAGCAAACCTGCATTAGTTGAGGTATTCCAAGCAATGCCTAAAGAGAAGGTGTTTTTAGAAACCGATGATGCAAAGGATGTAAGTATAGAAGCTGTTTATCATAAAGCAATGACAGTAGCACCAGATATTGAAGCACAAATAGAAGCGAATTTTAGAGAGATATTTAATATATAA
- a CDS encoding DUF1573 domain-containing protein has protein sequence MKKMLALLVLVLTSAITFAQNGPKIEFKAENNTIDYGTVVKGKDNGVRTFEFTNIGDEPLIITAVRSTCGCTVPSKPEEPVLPGQKGKIDIKYNMAPGKISRTITVESNATNYINGVVALRIKGEVVTN, from the coding sequence ATGAAAAAAATGTTAGCATTATTAGTTTTGGTATTGACAAGTGCAATTACATTCGCACAAAACGGACCAAAAATCGAGTTTAAAGCAGAGAATAACACAATTGACTACGGAACTGTTGTAAAGGGTAAAGACAATGGTGTTAGAACTTTTGAGTTTACTAACATTGGAGACGAACCTCTTATCATCACAGCTGTACGCTCTACTTGCGGATGTACTGTACCTTCTAAACCAGAAGAACCAGTATTACCAGGACAAAAAGGAAAAATTGATATTAAATACAATATGGCTCCTGGAAAAATTAGTAGAACAATCACTGTTGAATCTAATGCAACGAACTACATCAATGGTGTAGTAGCTTTAAGAATTAAAGGTGAGGTTGTAACAAACTAA
- a CDS encoding ThiF family adenylyltransferase: MAVWQERAELLFKEEGLQKLQNAKVLVVGLGGVGSFAAEFLARAGVGTMTIVDGDTVDITNINRQLPALHSTVGMPKVQVVGDRLMDINPALNLTRIEEFISPERAHEIVTEDFDYVLDCIDSVTPKVNLILAAKRKKVKVISNMGAGGKMQANKIVIKDIAKTDVCPLAKQIRKRLKKEGISSGVKAVFSTEKPDESSLKMTDGKNFKKSFFGTNSWMPALFGLHSAEHVVRYIISKEA, from the coding sequence ATGGCGGTTTGGCAAGAAAGAGCAGAATTACTGTTTAAGGAAGAAGGGTTACAAAAACTACAAAATGCAAAAGTGTTAGTTGTAGGATTAGGAGGAGTTGGTTCATTTGCTGCTGAGTTTTTAGCAAGAGCAGGCGTAGGAACAATGACAATTGTAGATGGAGATACTGTTGATATTACCAATATAAATAGACAGTTGCCAGCATTGCACTCTACAGTAGGAATGCCAAAAGTACAAGTAGTAGGAGATAGATTGATGGATATTAATCCTGCATTGAACTTAACGCGTATAGAAGAGTTTATCTCTCCAGAAAGAGCACACGAAATCGTAACAGAAGATTTTGACTATGTGTTGGATTGTATTGACAGTGTAACGCCAAAAGTTAATTTGATTTTAGCAGCTAAGCGTAAGAAAGTAAAAGTAATCAGCAATATGGGAGCAGGTGGTAAAATGCAAGCGAACAAAATTGTGATTAAAGACATAGCTAAAACGGATGTTTGTCCGTTGGCAAAACAAATACGCAAGCGTTTAAAAAAAGAAGGTATCTCATCAGGCGTAAAAGCAGTTTTTTCAACAGAGAAACCAGATGAGAGTAGCTTAAAAATGACAGACGGAAAAAACTTTAAAAAGTCGTTTTTTGGTACAAATAGTTGGATGCCTGCTTTATTTGGATTGCATTCAGCAGAGCACGTAGTGCGTTATATTATTTCAAAAGAGGCATAG
- a CDS encoding Fur family transcriptional regulator, translating to MNTLENILEEKKIKPTAMRLLVLKYLKQQDGAVSLADIEASFDQSDRVTIYRTVKTFESKGLLHSITTNNVTQYALCSQECDEDKHHDTHLHFVCNKCKKTICLTQVSIPKIEIPQGFQLDDIEVVAKGICKECKS from the coding sequence ATGAATACATTAGAAAACATATTGGAGGAAAAAAAGATAAAGCCTACTGCAATGCGGTTATTAGTTTTAAAATATTTAAAACAACAAGACGGAGCAGTGTCATTGGCAGATATCGAAGCAAGTTTCGACCAATCTGATCGAGTTACGATTTATCGGACAGTAAAAACGTTTGAAAGCAAAGGATTACTTCACAGTATTACTACGAATAACGTTACTCAATATGCATTATGTTCTCAGGAATGTGATGAAGATAAACACCACGATACTCATTTACATTTTGTGTGTAATAAATGCAAAAAGACAATTTGTCTAACACAAGTTTCTATACCTAAAATTGAAATACCACAAGGTTTTCAATTAGATGATATAGAAGTTGTAGCCAAAGGGATTTGTAAGGAATGCAAGTCCTAA
- a CDS encoding YceI family protein: MKKIVLSLAVIATMTLASCGNKNADKVTTTTEQEVATEKGEKFNVNLTDSYVTWKVGHKGGLDPRFGKISLQSGDIAVDASGLNAGNYVMDMNTIAVDRESVSKDEDVAKLEGHLKNADFFDVEKYPTVAFAITKVEDFDATKNESKIEGANKLVSGNLTILDNTVNITFPAKVTIADGKTTVEANFVAQRTDWGIKFGTVDKTGAAITPAEWGISQDMEIGIHLVADKVTE, translated from the coding sequence ATGAAAAAAATCGTATTATCATTAGCTGTTATAGCTACAATGACTCTTGCGTCTTGTGGTAACAAAAACGCAGATAAAGTAACAACTACTACTGAACAAGAAGTTGCGACTGAAAAAGGAGAAAAATTCAACGTAAACCTTACTGATAGTTATGTAACTTGGAAAGTAGGACACAAAGGTGGATTAGACCCAAGATTCGGTAAAATCTCTCTTCAATCTGGAGATATTGCTGTTGACGCTTCTGGTTTAAACGCTGGTAACTACGTAATGGATATGAATACAATTGCTGTAGATAGAGAATCTGTAAGCAAAGATGAAGATGTTGCTAAATTAGAAGGTCACTTAAAAAATGCTGACTTCTTTGACGTAGAAAAATACCCTACTGTTGCATTTGCAATCACTAAAGTAGAAGATTTTGATGCTACTAAAAATGAAAGCAAAATTGAAGGAGCTAACAAATTAGTTAGTGGAAACTTAACTATTTTAGACAACACTGTAAACATTACTTTCCCAGCTAAAGTAACTATCGCTGATGGTAAAACTACTGTTGAAGCTAACTTCGTAGCACAACGTACTGACTGGGGTATCAAATTTGGTACTGTTGATAAAACAGGTGCTGCTATTACTCCTGCTGAATGGGGAATTAGCCAAGATATGGAAATTGGAATTCACTTAGTTGCTGATAAAGTAACTGAATAA
- the azu gene encoding azurin, with protein sequence MKRLNTILALAITSTMLFSCGEKKADNATTAPETTTEAPAETAEVQGVQVTITADDAMKFSQNEIRVPVGEKVTLTLKHTGKMDKAIMGHNWVLLKPGTELAAFAEEAAKATETDYIPAEGKENIVAHTKTLGGGQSDTIEFTITEAGTYDFLCSFPAHFAMMQGKLIAE encoded by the coding sequence ATGAAAAGATTAAACACTATTTTGGCATTAGCAATTACAAGTACAATGTTATTTTCTTGTGGAGAAAAAAAAGCTGATAACGCTACAACTGCACCTGAAACTACTACTGAGGCGCCAGCTGAAACAGCAGAAGTTCAAGGAGTACAAGTTACAATCACAGCTGACGACGCTATGAAATTCAGCCAAAATGAAATCCGTGTTCCTGTTGGAGAAAAAGTTACTTTAACTTTAAAACATACTGGAAAAATGGACAAAGCTATTATGGGACATAACTGGGTATTATTAAAACCAGGTACTGAATTAGCAGCATTTGCTGAAGAAGCTGCTAAAGCTACTGAGACAGATTATATCCCTGCTGAAGGAAAAGAAAACATTGTTGCTCACACTAAAACATTAGGTGGTGGACAATCTGATACAATTGAATTCACAATTACTGAAGCTGGTACTTATGATTTCTTATGTTCATTCCCTGCTCACTTCGCTATGATGCAAGGAAAATTAATTGCTGAATAG
- a CDS encoding YpdA family putative bacillithiol disulfide reductase, whose protein sequence is MKHFDIVIVGGGPIGIACGLEAKKQGLSHLIVEKGCLVNSLYNYPANMQFFSSSELLELDNIPFISIEKKPRRNEALEYYRRVASSNELNLHLFEQVLSADKNSEGQFEVKTSKDTYLASNVIVATGFYDLPNKLNIPGEDLPKLTHYYKDPHFYANMNVVVVGASNSSVDAALECYRKGAKVTMVVRDKEISSHVKYWVKPDIENRIAEGSIKALFESNLTSIQPNSVTVQTPEGEVELDNDFVLALTGYRPNFDFLNQLGVEIADTQDRTPIYNTETMETNVPNLYLAGVVCGGLNTHTWFIENSRIHAVSILTHIISKYRYRRY, encoded by the coding sequence ATGAAACATTTTGATATAGTGATAGTAGGTGGAGGTCCAATAGGGATAGCTTGCGGACTAGAAGCAAAAAAACAAGGGTTATCACACCTGATTGTTGAAAAAGGCTGTTTAGTTAATTCACTATATAATTATCCTGCTAATATGCAGTTCTTCTCTTCTTCTGAATTATTAGAATTAGATAACATTCCTTTTATCAGTATTGAAAAGAAGCCTCGTCGTAACGAAGCTTTAGAATACTACAGAAGAGTTGCATCTTCTAATGAATTAAACCTTCACTTATTTGAGCAAGTTTTAAGTGCTGACAAAAATAGCGAAGGACAATTTGAGGTAAAAACATCAAAAGATACTTACTTAGCTTCAAACGTTATTGTAGCTACAGGTTTCTACGACTTACCTAACAAATTGAATATTCCTGGTGAAGACTTACCAAAGCTTACACATTACTATAAAGACCCTCACTTCTACGCGAATATGAATGTTGTTGTTGTTGGGGCAAGTAACTCATCTGTTGATGCTGCATTAGAGTGCTACAGAAAAGGTGCTAAGGTTACAATGGTAGTTAGAGATAAAGAAATAAGTTCTCACGTAAAATACTGGGTTAAACCAGATATTGAAAATAGAATTGCAGAAGGAAGTATCAAAGCTTTATTTGAAAGTAACTTAACTTCTATTCAACCTAATTCGGTAACAGTTCAAACTCCTGAAGGAGAAGTTGAACTTGACAACGACTTCGTTTTAGCATTAACGGGGTACCGTCCGAATTTTGACTTTTTAAATCAATTGGGAGTGGAAATTGCAGATACGCAAGATAGAACTCCTATATACAATACAGAAACTATGGAAACGAATGTACCTAATTTATATTTGGCAGGTGTAGTATGCGGTGGACTAAACACGCACACTTGGTTTATAGAAAATTCTCGAATTCACGCTGTTTCTATTCTTACACACATCATCTCGAAATATCGATATCGTCGATATTAG
- a CDS encoding DJ-1/PfpI family protein, with protein sequence MAKTVLMLAGDFVEDYEVMVPYQALLSVGVNVDVVCPGKKKNEVIATAIHDFVGFQTYAESRGHNFVINKSFDEVKIEEYAGLYICGGRSSEYIRLNHRVIEFVQYFFEKNLPVAAICHGIQVLTPANVLKGRTLTAYPAVGPDITVAGGVYKEIDADKAVVDGNLVTSPAWPGHPAILREFYKMIGVQIG encoded by the coding sequence ATGGCAAAAACAGTTTTAATGTTAGCAGGAGACTTCGTAGAGGATTATGAAGTAATGGTACCTTATCAAGCACTACTTTCAGTAGGAGTGAATGTAGATGTAGTATGTCCAGGGAAAAAGAAAAATGAAGTTATAGCAACAGCTATTCACGATTTTGTTGGTTTTCAGACGTATGCTGAATCAAGAGGTCATAATTTTGTAATTAACAAGTCTTTTGATGAAGTGAAGATTGAAGAGTATGCAGGATTATATATCTGTGGAGGAAGATCATCAGAATACATCAGATTAAACCATAGAGTAATTGAGTTTGTACAATACTTTTTTGAAAAGAACTTACCAGTAGCAGCTATTTGTCACGGTATTCAAGTATTGACACCAGCAAATGTTTTAAAGGGAAGAACCTTAACAGCTTATCCAGCAGTTGGACCAGATATTACAGTTGCAGGAGGTGTTTACAAAGAAATAGATGCTGATAAAGCGGTAGTAGACGGAAACTTAGTTACCTCTCCAGCTTGGCCTGGACATCCAGCTATTCTAAGAGAATTTTACAAGATGATTGGCGTACAAATCGGATAA
- a CDS encoding NAD(P)-dependent oxidoreductase — MKSIILIGATGYVGQALLAEFTERGFQVNAIARNTQNIPSTRLVTPIEMDVTKDHQLENILKEGDIVVSAFNAGWTNPNLYDDFTKGVNAIHRAVKNSNADRLIVIGGAGTLYVKSDLQLVDTPEFPAAIKPGATAVRDYFQNTLSKETAFKWTYFSPAIEMKPGNAGERTGYYRLGVNSPVFDCENRSRISVEDVAVAIADEITTPQFINRQFTIGY; from the coding sequence ATGAAAAGTATAATTTTAATAGGAGCAACAGGATATGTGGGACAAGCTTTGTTAGCTGAATTCACAGAGAGAGGTTTTCAAGTAAATGCAATTGCTCGAAATACGCAAAACATTCCGAGTACTCGCTTAGTTACGCCAATCGAAATGGATGTAACTAAAGATCACCAATTAGAAAACATCCTAAAAGAAGGAGACATTGTAGTTAGTGCTTTCAACGCTGGATGGACAAATCCAAACTTATATGACGATTTTACAAAAGGTGTGAATGCTATTCACCGAGCTGTAAAAAATTCAAATGCAGATCGATTAATCGTAATTGGAGGAGCTGGTACTTTATATGTAAAATCAGATTTACAATTAGTAGATACTCCTGAATTCCCAGCAGCTATCAAACCAGGTGCTACAGCAGTACGCGATTATTTCCAAAACACTTTATCAAAAGAAACAGCATTCAAATGGACGTATTTTAGCCCTGCTATTGAAATGAAACCTGGAAATGCAGGAGAGCGAACTGGTTATTATAGATTAGGGGTAAACAGCCCAGTATTTGATTGTGAAAACAGAAGTAGAATCTCCGTTGAAGATGTAGCAGTAGCTATTGCAGACGAAATTACAACACCTCAATTTATAAACAGACAGTTTACTATTGGATACTAA
- a CDS encoding aromatic amino acid transport family protein, producing the protein MNSKIIGSILIIAGTAIGGGMLAMPIISSGVGFPGITLIMVLIWLAMCYTAILLVETYRYNNPDDGLSTMTYKYLGKAGSIVTGISMLTLMYALVSAYIAGGSDILRLNLSKWLDIELTPQATALIFTILFGGIVALGARVVDFATKWLFLIKLGFLLIIVLIMFGYIRIENLLQLPMERALVFSSIPVIFTSFGFHIVVPSLVKYLDGNLKDLKKAFVYGSLLPLIVYIIWQSSILGSINPQVFFDIIQENKGLEGMIKAVSTVSQSNWLQIPINVFTAAAILTSFLGVALALFDYIKDLAKKKSFSKRPFIIYLITFIPPLLFALYYPKGFVVALSYAAISVVITSLFIPILMYIKVKQERKEKISFFQKIAFTLIMAFGIAILIIQTLMTMGKLPILD; encoded by the coding sequence GTGAATAGTAAAATTATTGGAAGTATCCTAATCATTGCTGGTACAGCAATTGGAGGAGGAATGTTAGCAATGCCAATTATCTCGTCGGGAGTTGGCTTTCCTGGTATAACGTTAATTATGGTTTTAATATGGTTAGCTATGTGCTATACCGCAATTTTATTGGTTGAAACCTACCGATATAATAATCCTGATGACGGATTGAGCACAATGACTTATAAATATTTAGGTAAGGCAGGTTCTATCGTTACAGGTATAAGTATGCTTACGTTAATGTATGCATTGGTTAGTGCTTATATCGCTGGTGGTAGTGATATCTTACGACTTAACCTTAGCAAATGGTTAGACATTGAGCTAACACCGCAAGCAACAGCTTTAATCTTCACTATCCTTTTTGGGGGTATTGTTGCCTTAGGTGCTCGTGTGGTTGATTTTGCTACGAAATGGCTATTCTTAATCAAATTAGGATTCCTATTGATCATTGTACTAATTATGTTTGGATATATCCGAATTGAAAACTTATTGCAATTACCAATGGAAAGAGCCTTAGTATTCTCTTCTATTCCAGTTATATTCACTTCTTTTGGTTTTCACATCGTAGTACCAAGTTTAGTGAAATACTTAGACGGAAACCTAAAGGACTTAAAGAAAGCTTTTGTTTATGGTAGCTTATTGCCTTTGATTGTTTACATCATCTGGCAATCGTCAATCTTAGGAAGTATAAATCCACAAGTATTCTTTGACATCATACAAGAAAACAAAGGATTAGAAGGAATGATTAAAGCTGTTAGTACAGTTTCTCAATCAAACTGGCTACAAATACCGATTAACGTATTTACTGCAGCGGCAATATTAACCTCTTTTTTAGGTGTTGCCCTTGCCTTATTTGATTATATAAAAGATTTAGCAAAGAAAAAATCATTTTCTAAACGCCCTTTTATAATTTATCTAATTACTTTTATTCCTCCTCTACTTTTTGCATTATACTATCCTAAAGGATTTGTTGTTGCTTTAAGTTATGCTGCAATATCCGTAGTAATTACATCGCTTTTTATACCAATTTTAATGTATATCAAAGTAAAGCAAGAAAGAAAAGAGAAAATCTCTTTCTTTCAAAAGATAGCTTTCACATTAATTATGGCATTTGGAATAGCTATTTTAATTATTCAAACATTAATGACAATGGGAAAACTCCCAATATTAGACTAA
- a CDS encoding valine--tRNA ligase: protein MTIPAQFDAKQVEQKWYQYWMENKYFHSTPDHREPYTIVIPPPNVTGVLHMGHMLNNTIQDVLIRRARLKGLNACWVPGTDHASIATEAKVVAKLKEQGINKNDLTREEFLVHAWDWTEEYGGVILEQLKKLGCSCDWDRTKFTMDPEMSEQVIKSFVDLYNKGLIYRGYRMVNWDPEAKTTLSDEEVIYEERQGKLYHLKYKIEGSEDYLVIATTRPETILGDSAICINPNDERYTHLKGKKAIVPICNRVIPIIFDEYVDMEFGTGCLKVTPAHDVNDKDLGERHNLEIIDIFNEDATLNDLGLHYKGKDRFVVRKEIEDELASIGALDKVENYINNVGTSERTKAVIEPRLSDQWFLKMEDLAKPALAAVMETEDVKLYPSRYNNTYRSWLENIRDWNISRQLWWGHQIPAFYYGAGKEDFVVAETIEQAVELAKTKSGNAALTVADLKQDDDALDTWFSSWLWPMAVFNGVSKPENDEFNYYYPTNDLVTGPDIIFFWVARMIMAGYEYTGKKPFTNVYFTGIVRDAQRRKMSKSLGNSPDALGLIEKFGADGVRVGLLLSAAAGNDILFDEELCNQGKAFTNKVWNAFRLVKGWEVSETLEQPESAKVSLAWYEAKLQKTLVEIEDHFEKYRISDALMAIYKLVWDDFCSWFLEMIKPGYQQPIDAKTFNKTIELLEANLKLLHPFMPFLSEEIWQHISERTAEDALVVSAWPAIKEFDENLIKEFEFATEVIAGIRTIRKDKNISFKETIDLKVINNEKASTYFDTIISKLGNVEVIEYVTEQVSGALSYRVNSNEYFIPVTGSVNLEEEVAKLEEELKYLKGFLRSVQGKLSNEKFVSGAPAQVVDNEKKKEADALAKIATIEHSLAGLK from the coding sequence ATGACAATACCTGCACAATTCGACGCTAAGCAAGTAGAGCAAAAGTGGTATCAGTACTGGATGGAAAATAAGTATTTTCATTCAACACCTGATCATAGAGAGCCTTACACAATTGTAATTCCGCCACCAAACGTGACTGGAGTATTACATATGGGGCATATGTTAAACAATACAATTCAAGATGTATTAATTCGTCGTGCACGTTTAAAAGGGCTTAACGCTTGTTGGGTACCTGGAACGGATCACGCTTCTATCGCTACTGAAGCTAAAGTCGTCGCTAAATTGAAAGAGCAGGGAATCAATAAGAACGATTTAACACGCGAAGAGTTTTTAGTACACGCTTGGGATTGGACTGAAGAGTATGGTGGAGTAATTTTAGAGCAACTTAAAAAATTAGGTTGTTCTTGTGATTGGGACCGTACGAAGTTTACAATGGATCCTGAGATGTCAGAACAAGTGATTAAGTCTTTTGTTGATTTATATAACAAAGGGTTGATTTATAGAGGGTACAGAATGGTTAACTGGGATCCAGAAGCTAAAACTACGCTTTCTGATGAAGAGGTTATCTATGAAGAACGCCAAGGTAAATTGTACCACTTAAAATACAAAATTGAAGGTTCTGAGGATTATTTAGTTATTGCAACTACTCGTCCTGAAACAATCTTAGGGGATTCGGCTATCTGTATTAACCCAAATGATGAGCGTTATACTCATTTAAAAGGTAAGAAAGCTATCGTTCCAATTTGTAACCGTGTTATTCCAATTATTTTTGACGAATACGTTGATATGGAATTCGGAACAGGATGTTTAAAAGTAACTCCTGCACACGATGTAAACGATAAAGATTTAGGAGAAAGACACAATTTAGAGATCATTGATATCTTTAATGAAGATGCTACTTTAAATGATTTAGGTTTACATTATAAAGGTAAAGACCGTTTTGTTGTACGTAAAGAGATTGAAGACGAATTAGCTTCTATCGGTGCGTTAGACAAAGTAGAAAATTATATCAATAACGTTGGTACATCTGAGCGTACAAAAGCAGTTATCGAACCAAGACTTTCAGACCAATGGTTCTTGAAAATGGAAGATTTAGCTAAACCTGCTTTAGCTGCTGTTATGGAAACAGAAGATGTAAAGTTATACCCAAGTCGTTATAACAATACGTACAGAAGTTGGTTAGAGAACATCCGCGATTGGAATATCTCTCGTCAGTTGTGGTGGGGACACCAAATTCCTGCTTTCTATTACGGAGCTGGAAAAGAAGATTTCGTTGTTGCTGAAACAATTGAACAAGCAGTTGAATTAGCAAAAACTAAATCAGGTAATGCTGCATTAACTGTTGCTGATTTAAAACAAGATGACGATGCATTAGATACTTGGTTCTCTTCTTGGTTATGGCCAATGGCAGTATTCAATGGAGTTTCTAAACCAGAGAATGACGAGTTTAATTACTATTATCCTACAAATGATTTAGTAACAGGACCGGATATTATCTTCTTCTGGGTTGCTCGTATGATTATGGCTGGGTATGAATACACTGGTAAAAAACCATTTACTAATGTGTACTTCACAGGTATTGTAAGAGATGCTCAACGTCGTAAGATGTCTAAATCATTAGGAAACTCTCCAGATGCATTAGGATTAATTGAGAAGTTTGGTGCTGATGGTGTTCGTGTTGGATTATTGTTATCTGCTGCTGCAGGAAATGATATCTTGTTTGACGAAGAACTTTGTAACCAAGGTAAAGCGTTTACAAATAAAGTATGGAACGCATTCCGTTTAGTAAAAGGATGGGAAGTTTCTGAAACATTAGAGCAACCAGAATCAGCTAAAGTTTCTTTAGCGTGGTACGAAGCTAAATTGCAAAAAACATTAGTGGAGATTGAAGACCACTTTGAAAAATACAGAATTTCAGATGCTTTAATGGCTATCTATAAATTAGTATGGGATGATTTCTGTTCTTGGTTCTTAGAGATGATTAAACCAGGATACCAACAACCAATTGACGCTAAAACATTCAATAAAACAATTGAATTGTTAGAGGCTAACTTGAAGTTGTTACATCCATTTATGCCTTTCTTATCAGAAGAAATTTGGCAACACATCAGCGAGCGTACAGCAGAAGACGCATTAGTAGTATCTGCTTGGCCTGCAATTAAAGAGTTTGACGAAAACTTGATTAAAGAGTTTGAGTTTGCTACTGAGGTTATCGCTGGTATTAGAACAATTCGTAAAGACAAGAATATTTCTTTTAAAGAGACTATCGATTTAAAAGTAATAAACAACGAAAAGGCTTCAACTTATTTTGATACTATCATTTCTAAATTAGGAAATGTTGAGGTTATCGAATATGTAACAGAGCAAGTAAGTGGTGCATTGTCTTACCGTGTTAATTCTAATGAGTACTTTATTCCAGTTACAGGAAGTGTGAATTTAGAAGAAGAAGTAGCTAAATTGGAAGAAGAGTTGAAATACTTAAAAGGATTCTTGCGTTCAGTACAAGGAAAATTATCTAATGAGAAATTCGTTAGTGGTGCTCCTGCTCAAGTTGTTGATAACGAGAAAAAGAAAGAAGCAGATGCTTTAGCTAAGATTGCAACTATTGAACACAGCTTAGCTGGATTGAAATAA
- a CDS encoding aromatic amino acid transport family protein codes for MQRIIGSILIVAGTTIGAGMLAMPIISANVGFSFMALILFCIWFAMFYTSILLVDVYKYNSPNDGLNTLTIKYLGKPGAIVTAISMLTLMYALVSAYITGGGEILRTNLELWLEREISPQITAVLFAVMFGGIIAFGTRIVDISTKIVFSIKLLFLCVVIGLLLPKIEAAHLAFTPTTALPVLATIPVVFTSFGFYVVIPSLVKYLDGNLKQLKWVFFIGSIIPLVLYLIWELTILGNIESTAFNVILQENSGLEGLLKAIRKIQDSNVIKVAFNIFAAAAILTSFWGVALSLSDYIKDLGKNRPMVNHSISATLLTFIPPLMFALFYPDGFIIALGYASVSLVILALVMPMLMLKKAQQQAGEQQPILQKIAFVFLWGLSALIIVLQGLMVAKILPAY; via the coding sequence ATGCAAAGAATTATCGGAAGTATCCTTATTGTAGCAGGGACTACAATTGGAGCAGGAATGTTAGCAATGCCAATTATATCAGCAAATGTAGGTTTTAGCTTTATGGCTTTAATCTTATTCTGTATCTGGTTTGCTATGTTTTATACTTCTATACTTCTTGTTGACGTATATAAATATAATTCGCCTAACGACGGACTAAATACCCTTACCATAAAGTATCTTGGTAAACCTGGGGCTATTGTTACAGCAATTAGTATGCTTACATTAATGTATGCTTTAGTGAGTGCATATATCACTGGAGGTGGAGAAATACTTAGAACAAACTTAGAACTGTGGTTAGAGAGAGAAATATCTCCTCAAATTACGGCTGTGTTGTTTGCTGTTATGTTTGGTGGTATTATCGCGTTTGGAACAAGAATAGTTGATATAAGTACAAAGATTGTATTTAGTATTAAACTACTGTTTTTATGTGTTGTAATCGGTTTATTACTGCCTAAAATTGAGGCAGCACACTTAGCGTTTACACCCACAACTGCTTTACCGGTATTAGCAACAATACCAGTTGTATTTACCAGTTTTGGTTTTTATGTTGTTATTCCAAGTTTAGTAAAATACTTAGATGGTAACTTAAAACAATTAAAATGGGTGTTCTTTATCGGAAGTATTATTCCATTGGTATTGTACTTAATTTGGGAACTTACAATTTTAGGAAATATCGAAAGCACAGCTTTTAATGTTATATTACAAGAGAACTCAGGACTTGAGGGATTACTAAAAGCGATTCGTAAAATACAAGATTCAAATGTAATTAAAGTTGCTTTCAACATATTTGCGGCGGCAGCTATTCTAACATCGTTCTGGGGAGTAGCACTTTCTTTAAGTGATTACATCAAAGATTTAGGGAAAAACAGACCAATGGTAAACCATAGTATATCGGCAACTTTATTGACTTTTATACCGCCTTTAATGTTTGCTCTTTTCTACCCTGACGGATTTATTATTGCCTTAGGATATGCTTCCGTTTCGTTAGTAATCTTAGCCTTAGTAATGCCTATGTTAATGCTTAAAAAAGCACAACAACAAGCAGGTGAACAGCAACCTATTTTACAAAAGATTGCTTTTGTTTTCTTATGGGGATTATCTGCTTTGATTATTGTACTACAAGGGTTAATGGTCGCTAAAATATTACCAGCGTATTAA